The Saccharothrix violaceirubra genome segment ATGACGTTGCTCGACCAGGACGATCTGATCGAGGCGTCGGGGCTGCGCAAGGTCTCGCCGCTGACCGTGCCGATGCTCATGCCCAACGGTCCGGCCGCGCACGTGGGCTTGGCGCTCAAGGCCCGCGCGGGCGTGTCCGCGCCGGTCTCGGCGTGCGCGTCGGGTTCCGAGGCGCTGGCGTGGGCGTGGCGGATGCTGCGCTCGGGCGAGGCCGACGTCGTGGTGGCCGGTGGCGCGGAGGCGTGCATCACCACCATCACCATGGCGGGCTTCATCCAGGCCCGGACCATGAGCACCCGCAACGACGACCCGGCCCGTGCGTCGCGCCCGTTCGACGTGGACCGCGACGGGTTCGTGCTCGGCGAGGGCGCGGCGATCATGGTGCTGGAACGCGAGGAGTTCGCCCGCGCACGCGGCGCGCGGATTTACGGCCGGCTCGCGGGCATCGGCATCAGCTCGGACGGCCACCACATCACGGCGGCCGACCCCGAGGGTCTCGGGCAGTCCCGTGCCATCGCGACCGCGATCCGCACGTCCGGGTTCGCGACGTCGGACATCGGCATGGTCAACTGCCACGCGACGTCGACCCCGGTCGGCGACGTGATCGAGCCGCAGGCGGTCCGCCGTGCCATCGGCGACCACCCGCTGCTCACCGCGCCCAAGGGCCACCACGGACACCTGCTGGGCGCCTCCGGTGCCCTGGAGGCGATCCAGACGTTGCTCTCGGTGCGCGACGGCATCGTCCCCCCGACGCTGAACCTGGAGAACCAGGACCCCAAGGTCCCGCTGGAGGTCGTGACCGGCGAGCCGCGCAAGGTCGAACTGACCGCGGCGGTCAACAACTCGTTCGGTTTCGGCGGGCACAACGTGTCGCTCGTCTTCGCCCCGGCTTAGCACGTCCGCACGACGAGGAAGGGCCGTCCCGGGGTCGGGGACGGCCCTTCCGGCGTTTCGGGGGTGCCTGAACGCACATTTCGCGGTGTCCGAACGTATGACTCGCGGTGTCCGAACGTATGACTCGCGGTCAGCAGGGGGAGTACTGAGAGGTCAGGCCCTCGGTGCCGGCGTCCACGCGCAGGCCGGCGCCGGTGTCCCGCAGCGGGTAGACGACGCGCCAGCGGATGCAGTCCACGGGGAGTGCCGGGGGTGCCTTGGCGACGTCCTGCGTGCTGGTGAAGGTGATCATGACGCGCAGCCGGTCGGTGGTGGTGGTCTCCAGCCGGCGCACGACCACGCTGCCGTTGCGCGTGGTGTCGTAGTCGGCGAGCCAGCGGTCACGGTCGGCGCGTTCGAGCCGTTCGGGCGTGACCATCCCCGTCCACGCGGCGAAGTCATGGGCGTTGAGGGCGTCGAAGTACTGCTGGAGCAGGTCGCGCACGCGCGGCCCGTCCGGGTGGCTCGCGGCGTCCACGGTGAGCTGGACGGTGGTCGTGCCGGGTTCGTCGGCCCGCGGCACGGCCGCGGAACCGGTGACCAACTCCCCCGCCCCGGTCGGATCGGGCCGCTGGTAGACCTCGCGCGCGAAGACACCGACGGCCGCGGTCAACGCGGCCACGGCGAGCACGACGGGGGCGAGCACGCGGATCGACACGGACACGAGCCTGCCACATGTGCGCCACCGGGAAGGTGCAGATGCACGTGCACGGGCGGCACGCGGCAGTGCTCCGCGTGCCGTTCCGCTCAACCGACCCGGTGCAACCAGGTCACCGGCGCGCCGTCACCGGCACGGCGGAAGGGCTCCAGCGCGTCGTCCCAGGCGGCGCCGAGGATCTCGTCGACACCGTGTGCGAACGACTCACCGCCACGGCTGCGGGCGGCGAGGGCGCGCAACTGGTCCTCGGAGACGACGATGTCCCCGTTCGCGCTGGTCTTGGCGTGCCACAGGCCGAGCACGGGTGCGAAGCAGTACCGCACACCGTCGACGCCCGGACTGGGGTCCTCCGTGACCTCGAACCTCAGCATCGGCCAGGCCCGCAGCGCGGACGCGAGTTTCGCGCCCGTGCCGGCGTCGCCGGACCAGGCGCACTCGGCGCGCAACTGTCCCGGCGCCGCGGGCTGTGCCGCCCACTTGAGGTCCGCTCGCTCACCGAGGGTGCCCGAGATGGCCCACTCGACGTGCGGACAGACCGCAGACGGCGACGAGTGGACGTAGACCACGCCACTGGTGCTGCCACGGGTGCTCACAGCTGACCTCCGCTACTCGACGAGGGACGTCTTCCCCTACGGCCTGCCGACATCGCGGACGATCTTGTGAATTCCCGACTTGGTCATTCTGCCCGCTGTGGGTCAGGTCCGCCAGAAGAACCAGCAGCTTCATCACCCGGGCGGGTCGGATACAGGACTTTCGACCCTAAGTGGATCGTGGACCGGGCGATATCGCCCACACGCCCGCCGGGGGGACCCCGTGCCGCGCGGGTTCACCCGTGATCGGGATGGGGGTCACGCGGGCTTCGGTTGGCGCTACGGTGTCCGCCGTGGAAATCGGTGTGCCATGCGCCTGATCAGGCTCGGCGGCGAGCCGTCGAAGGTCGGCGCGGACGTCCGGGCCGCGCTGAGCACGTGGGGCGTCGGCGACGCGGTGCTCGGCGGTGTCGCGCTGCTCGGGGTCCGGCCGCCGGACTGCCCGCGCGAACTCGACGCCGTGCTGGTGCTGCCGCGCGGCGTGCTCGTCGTGGTGGGCGTGGACCTGCCGGACCCGGCCAAGCGGCTGGAGGCGCCGCTGGGCGGGACGTGGACGATCGACGGCTGGCCGCTGAGCCGGGGCGACGGCGCGACCAGTCCGGCCGCCGAGGCGCTGGAGGCGAGTTCGGCGGTGGCCCGGCGCATCCAGGACATGCGTGGCGAGCCGCTGCCGGTGACGACGGTCGTCGCGGTCGGCCCGTACGTGGGGCACGTCGTGCAGCCGACCGTGGACCTCAACCGGGGCGTGCGCGTGCTGCACCCGAAGCCCACGACGCTGCTGGCCGCCGCGCGCGAGCTGGCGACCGGCGACCGGCCGTGCCCGGTGGACCAGGCGGCCCGGCTGATCGCGGTACTGGCGCCGACCGGCACGCCGCCGGACCCGTCCGCCCTGCGGGCCGAGGGTTTCCCGGACGCGGCGGTCGAGCGCACGGTGCTGCTGCCCAGGGCCGTGCCCGCCAAGCCGCCGGCACCCCGGTGGTTCACCTACGTCGCGGTGGCGGTCGCGGCGGCCGTGGTGCTCGCGGTCGTGGTCTCGCTGGTGTCCGGCGGCGGCCCGGAGACGACGCCGCAGGCGAGTGCGTCCGCGCAGCCGACGACCGTGGTGGTCGACGGGCAGGACTTCGTGTCGCGGGGCACCGACCGGACCGAGGACTGCGAGTCGCACGCGTTCGGCGACGTGCGGGCGTGGCTGGGCGAGCACCTGTGCCTGCGGCTGGACCGGGCCCAGTTCGAGACGAAGGTGGACGGGCGGGTGGTGGGCGTCGCCGTGGCGGAGCTGAGCCTGCCGGATCCGCAGCGGGCCGGGCAGTTCGGCGCGGTCGCGGCGGCGGCCGGGTCCGGCGGTGTCACGCCGCTGGTCAAGGAGGGCAAGGGGTGGCCGGGCGGACCGGCCTCGTTCGACCGGTCGGCGATCCGGACGACCGTCACGGGCGCACGGGTGCGCATCGCGCAGGTGGTGTGGGCCGACGGTGAGTCGGCGGCGGACGACCCGAAGCTGGTGGCCGTCGCGGAGCGGGCGTCGAAGCTGCCGCCGGGGCCGTGAGCCGTTTCACCGGGGAGCCGTTTCACCGGCCGAGGCGGACCATGCCGATCGCGATCAGCCCGAACGCCACGTGCAGCACGATGACCAGACCGGCGACGGCGCTGAGCGTCTCGGTGCCCGGCAGGCCGCGCAGCGCACCGCACGAGAACAGCCAGCCGCCGAGCGCGACGAGGAAACCGCCGACCAATAAGGGTTTCGGCACGTGCGCCAGGCAGAAGATCGCCTGCGACCGGGCGCGCAGCAGCGTCGCCACGAAGACCGGCACGACCAGGAAGCCCGGCAGGTACACGGTGAGCAGGGCGAAGGCGGGCACGCCGGGCAGGTACGTCGTCGCGATCACGAAGACGCACCACAGAACCGCGGCGGTCGCGACGACGACGGTTCCTCGGCTCACTCGACCAGTCTAATGAGACCGGGCGGGATTGTGCCGATCTGCCAACGAATGGCGGCGGCCGGCGTGCGGCAGGCGGGTCAATTCCGCCGATGTGCGGTCACAACCCGTAAGCCTCCAGCAACCGCAGCCACACCTCGCTGATCGTCGGGTACGCCGGGACGGCGTGCCACAGCCGGTCGACGGGCACCTCGCCGACGATCGCGATCGTCGCGGCGTGGAGGAGTTCCGCGACGTCGGGTCCGACGAACGTCACGCCGACCAGCGTGCGGGTCCGCTCGTCGACGACCATGGCCGCGCGGCCGGTGTAGCCGTCGGCGTGCAGCGAGGACCCGGCCACCGCGATGTCGATCTCCACAACGCGCACGTCGAGCCCGGCCTCGCGCGCCTGCGCCGCCGTGCGGCCGACGAAGGCGACCTCGGGGTCGGTGAACACGACCTGCGGCACGGCCGTGTGGTCGGCGGTGGCGACGGCAGCGGACCACGGCGGGGCGGACGTCGTGCCGGCGACGATGGCGGTGCCGACCGCGCGGGCGGCGTACTTGCCCTGGTGGGTCAGCGGTGCGCGGCCGGTGACGTCACCCGCCGCGTACAGCCAGTCCACTCCGGACACCCGGCCGAGGTCGTCGACGGGCAGCGCCTGCCCCGGCGTGAACCCGAACGCCTCCACGCCGAGGTCGAAGGTCGCGGGCTGCCGCCCGGTGGCGACGAGCAGGTGCGAGCCGGAGACCACGCGCCCGTCGGCCAGCCCCAGCGCGACCCCACCGTCCACAGTGGACGCTGAAACCGCACGGGCACCGGTCTCCACGGTGATGCCGTCCGCGCGCAACCCGGCCACGACCGCGTCGCCCGCGAACGGCTCGAACCTCGGCAGCGGCCGGTCACCGGACACCACCAGCGTCACGTCGGAGCCGAGCCGGGCCCACGCCTGGGCCAGCTCGACCCCCACCACTCCCCCGCCGAGCACGACCAGCGCCGGCGGTACCTCGTGCGCCGACGTGGCGTCGCGCGAGGTCCAGGACGGGACGTCGGCCAGGCCGGGCACCGGCGGCGTACGCGGAACGCTGCCGGTGCACACGACCACGGCCCTGGTCGCGGCGAGTTCGCGGCCGTCGACCGACACCCGGCGTTCGCCGACCAGTCGGGCCCGACCGCGCACCACCTCGATGCCGGCACCGGTCGCCCACTCGACCTGACCGGCGTCGTCCCACCCCGAGGTGAACCCGTCGCGGCGGGCGAACACCGCGACGGGGTCGATCCGGTCCCCGACGGGCACGCCGGGCACCCGGCGTGCGGCGGCGAGTGCGTGCCCGGGGCGCAGCAACGCCTTGCTGGGCATGCACGCCCAGTACGAGCACTCGCCGCCCACGCGTTCGGCCTCGACGAGCACCGTGCGCAGACCCGCGGCGGCGGTCCGGGCCGCGGCGTTCTCCCCGACCGGCCCACCGCCGATGACGATCACGTCGTAGTCGCTCACCGACCCACCCCACACCCTCGGGGTCGGGTGCGGCAAGTCACGCGGGGTCGAAGACCCCGGACAGCATTTTCAGGATCACACCGTCGGCCGTGCTGAGCACCAGGGGCCGTTCCTCGGCGTCGACGCGCGCGGCGAGCTTGAACATCGCGTCGGCGGCCTGGGCGGCCATGCGGAAGGTCAGCGTCACGGGTGCGCTGCCACGCACCGCGTAACGGTCGACGAACAGGTCACGGAGTCGTTCGGCCATCAGTTCGTACTGGTCCACGCTGGAGTCGAGGCGGTGACCGTCGAGCAGGTCGCTGAACCGCACCCGGCCGAAACCGGGCAGTTCGGCCACCATCCGCAGGTACACGGCGACGACCCGGCGCGCGGCGTCGCGCCAGTCGGCGAGGGGTTCGGCGGTCAGCAGGCTTTCCACCCGGCCCAGGTACTCCTCCATGCCGCGCAGCGCCAGGGCGTGCACGACGGAACGCTTGTCCGGGAAGTATTGGTAGAACGATCCGATTGGCACGCCGGCCAGCTCGACGATCCTGGCTGTGGTGATGTCGTCGTAGTCGTACTCGTTGAGCAGTGTCGCGCAGGCATCGACAATGGCGGTCACCGTGGCGGCGCCGCGCTGCTGCACCGGCTGACGACGCATCACCTTGGCTAAGCGGTTTTCGGCGGGATTTTCAGGCACCAGGACATCTTGATGGATACGAGCGGGTAATCCCAAACTACAGATTTGCAACAGCCGGGCCACGAACAGCGAACAAGAAAGATGAGCAGTGCTCGACTTGCTTCACGTCAACATTGTGCCGCAACGAAAACGATTGACCGGACGATAGGTTATTCCGCACTTCGCGGTACAGGCACCGGACGCGTTTCGCCGGCCGGTACGACACCGTTGCGAGACCTTCCGTTCACCTCCACGACGCGTGCTCGCGGCGGACGCGTGACATAGGGCCCCAACAGGGCCGCGACGAGCAGTCCGGGAGCCAGCAGCGGCACCACGGCGGCGAGTGCGAGAGCCGTCGCGGCGGCGCGCAGGACGTCGCCGGGGATGAGTGCGATCCGGTCCACGACGAACGCGCGACGACCCGGCACGGACAACACCACGAGCACGAACAGAAAGACGGCGAGCGTCAGAAGCGCGCGGTGCACGGCGCCGTAGCCGACGGATTCCGCGGCGAGCATCACGGCGATCCAGCCGAGCACGGCACCGCCCTGCCGGCGCGGGGTCGTCATCGCCCACAGCAGGCCGCCGGCGACCGCCAGGAATGCGGTGCGACCGGTCAGCCACGCGTCGACCGCGGCGAGCCACCCGGTCGGCACGGCGGCCCACTCCAGCGGCGCCGCCAGGACGTCGAGCGGGCTCGGGTGCGACCGGACCTGGCCGACGACCCAGCCCAGCGACCACGTGGACACCAGCACGGCGACGACGAGCTGCGGGCGTGGCCGGTCGATCGCGACGCGACACAGCCGGACCAGCTCCCGGCGATGTTCCTTCACCGTTCCAGGGTGCCGTGGATTGCGCCGGATCCGGCGCCGGTCACCCGTGTGCGCCCGAAGTCGCCCTCTTCGGGCGTAGCCCGCGCGCCGGGTGTCCGGATTGATCGCGACGAGATAGCGGCGGTGCGCGCCGAGCGTGTAGATTGGCAGTTCTGCGTGCGTGACCGGGACGCACCAGGTCGTCAGGTGGAAAACGACACAGCCTGATAAACCACGGTACTGAGAAATGAGGCACGTTGTCAAGCCCTTCCGCCGACCTCCGACACGCGGAAACCGAGTCGGAGCAGGAATACGTGTCGATGCTGTACGGCCGGCTGGACGACCTCCGCGAGCAGAGTTCGCGGCGGCTCGCGAGCGCGTTGCGGCAGACCGGCGGCACGCACCAGATGCGCTCGGAGCGGGACACCTCGGTCGCCCTCTACTCGGACCAGCTCGCGCAGTACAGCGCGGTCGAGAACGGCCTGTGCTTCGGCCGGCTCGACTTCGACGACGAGGGCCGGTTCTACATCGGCCGGATCGGCCT includes the following:
- a CDS encoding dihydrolipoyl dehydrogenase family protein, which gives rise to MIVIGGGPVGENAAARTAAAGLRTVLVEAERVGGECSYWACMPSKALLRPGHALAAARRVPGVPVGDRIDPVAVFARRDGFTSGWDDAGQVEWATGAGIEVVRGRARLVGERRVSVDGRELAATRAVVVCTGSVPRTPPVPGLADVPSWTSRDATSAHEVPPALVVLGGGVVGVELAQAWARLGSDVTLVVSGDRPLPRFEPFAGDAVVAGLRADGITVETGARAVSASTVDGGVALGLADGRVVSGSHLLVATGRQPATFDLGVEAFGFTPGQALPVDDLGRVSGVDWLYAAGDVTGRAPLTHQGKYAARAVGTAIVAGTTSAPPWSAAVATADHTAVPQVVFTDPEVAFVGRTAAQAREAGLDVRVVEIDIAVAGSSLHADGYTGRAAMVVDERTRTLVGVTFVGPDVAELLHAATIAIVGEVPVDRLWHAVPAYPTISEVWLRLLEAYGL
- a CDS encoding beta-ketoacyl-[acyl-carrier-protein] synthase family protein, yielding MTTAGDVVVTGLGATTPLGGDVASTWEALLAGRSGVRPLTDDFVTRFELPVRIGARLAVEPTEILPRVEARRLDRCEQVAVVAARQAWEDAGIAEGDVDLERLGVVVGTGIGGAMTLLDQDDLIEASGLRKVSPLTVPMLMPNGPAAHVGLALKARAGVSAPVSACASGSEALAWAWRMLRSGEADVVVAGGAEACITTITMAGFIQARTMSTRNDDPARASRPFDVDRDGFVLGEGAAIMVLEREEFARARGARIYGRLAGIGISSDGHHITAADPEGLGQSRAIATAIRTSGFATSDIGMVNCHATSTPVGDVIEPQAVRRAIGDHPLLTAPKGHHGHLLGASGALEAIQTLLSVRDGIVPPTLNLENQDPKVPLEVVTGEPRKVELTAAVNNSFGFGGHNVSLVFAPA
- a CDS encoding DUF3145 domain-containing protein, whose amino-acid sequence is MSTRGSTSGVVYVHSSPSAVCPHVEWAISGTLGERADLKWAAQPAAPGQLRAECAWSGDAGTGAKLASALRAWPMLRFEVTEDPSPGVDGVRYCFAPVLGLWHAKTSANGDIVVSEDQLRALAARSRGGESFAHGVDEILGAAWDDALEPFRRAGDGAPVTWLHRVG
- a CDS encoding TetR/AcrR family transcriptional regulator — protein: MARLLQICSLGLPARIHQDVLVPENPAENRLAKVMRRQPVQQRGAATVTAIVDACATLLNEYDYDDITTARIVELAGVPIGSFYQYFPDKRSVVHALALRGMEEYLGRVESLLTAEPLADWRDAARRVVAVYLRMVAELPGFGRVRFSDLLDGHRLDSSVDQYELMAERLRDLFVDRYAVRGSAPVTLTFRMAAQAADAMFKLAARVDAEERPLVLSTADGVILKMLSGVFDPA